A genomic stretch from Aedes albopictus strain Foshan chromosome 2, AalbF5, whole genome shotgun sequence includes:
- the LOC134287542 gene encoding uncharacterized protein LOC134287542, which translates to MEVQCEKCKSSALLARCITCSLCENHYHYECVKMNNSTPQPDWKCNQCASSTQTNQTAVDLQQLQDTLSLERKASDRRFDLLQKRLDALRARIERAPIPTNMSTSQLLVTEVDQPSDDGTSQMSMNESSSTLESGLQRMFARQVIPSDLPVFTGKPEEWPIFISCYNNSTKACGFTNVENLMRLQRCLRGPARLAVGSKLLLPECVTQVIETLQLLYGRPELLISTLISQLRETPAPRDNNLNSLIAYGLAVQNVSDHMIAAGLESHLNNPCLLQEMISKLPTHLKLQWATRKQEYGTTTIATFSKYMSELVKSASSVTSDITLEQNNDRDENSDDSDDDRESIRSTPSSSRRGKRNRCYVCGESSHRVSNCTAITSMPVIKRWEIVNQLKLCPCCLNRHLPWPCKTVKNCDVHGCRMKHHPLLHSSNDGATTSGCSVDVGSHNRTILKYIPVTVYGKSKRINTFAFIDEGSSRTMLETALAEELEVDGTPDTLSLKWIDGQVKTVPTRNVTIGISEKDNVNQFTLTDVCTVSNLDLPIQDFDSMMCEYPLAQLPHLKYERAKPRLLIGLSGAKLVVPTEVHLAKNSGMIGFKCSLGWSFYGSL; encoded by the coding sequence ATGGAGGTACAGTGTGAGAAATGCAAATCATCAGCACTATTGGCGAGATGCATTACTTGCTCACTCTGCGAGAATCACTATCATTATGAATGCGTGAAGATGAACAATTCCACACCTCAGCCTGATTGGAAATGTAATCAGTGTGCGTCGTCAACACAGACCAATCAAACAGCTGTGGATCTACAACAACTACAAGACACGCTATCGTTGGAGAGGAAAGCTTCCGATAGACGCTTTGATCTCTTGCAGAAGCGCCTCGACGCATTGAGAGCACGAATTGAGAGGGCACCCATACCTACAAACATGAGTACGAGTCAGCTGTTGGTGACAGAAGTGGACCAACCTTCCGACGATGGAACCTCGCAAATGAGTATGAATGAGAGCAGCAGCACGCTAGAATCTGGGCTGCAGAGAATGTTTGCACGGCAGGTTATTCCATCGGACTTACCTGTATTCACGGGAAAACCTGAAGAATGGCCCATCTTCATCAGCTGCTACAACAACTCAACGAAGGCATGCGGGTTCACCAATGTAGAAAATCTCATGAGATTACAGCGATGCCTTCGTGGTCCTGCTCGCCTTGCCGTTGGTAGTAAGCTACTGCTGCCCGAATGCGTAACTCAAGTTATCGAGACTCTGCAGTTGCTATATGGAAGACCCGAGCTGTTGATATCAACTCTCATCTCTCAGCTGCGTGAGACACCGGCGCCGAGAGATAATAATCTCAACTCGTTGATCGCCTACGGTTTAGCCGTTCAAAATGTGTCCGATCATATGATCGCAGCTGGATTGGAATCGCATCTAAATAATCCCTGTCTGTTACAGGAGATGATAAGCAAACTTCCAACACACTTGAAACTGCAATGGGCTACACGCAAGCAAGAATACGGCACTACAACTATCGCTACCTTTAGTAAATACATGTCCGAGTTGGTGAAGTCTGCGAGTTCGGTTACGTCAGATATCACACTGGAACAAAATAATGATCGGGATGAGAACAGCGACGACAGTGATGACGACAGAGAGTCAATTCGATCCACTCCAAGTAGTAGCCGCCGTGGGAAACGAAATCGATGTTATGTATGCGGAGAAAGCAGTCATCGAGTTTCCAATTGTACAGCTATCACTTCTATGCCTGTTATTAAACGTTGGGAGATTGTGAATCAGCTAAAGCTATGTCCCTGTTGCTTAAATCGACACTTGCCATGGCCATGCAAGACAGTTAAAAACTGCGATGTACACGGATGCAGGATGAAGCATCACCCGTTGCTTCATTCATCGAATGACGGTGCTACGACAAGTGGATGTTCTGTTGATGTAGGTAGCCACAATCGTACCATACTAAAATACATTCCTGTAACTGTGTACGGAAAATCCAAAAGGATTAACACCTTCGCCTTCATTGATGAAGGTTCATCGAGAACAATGTTAGAAACCGCGCTTGCAGAAGAACTTGAAGTAGATGGAACACCTGATACTCTAAGCCTAAAATGGATTGATGGTCAAGTAAAAACTGTTCCTACGAGGAACGTAACTATCGGTATTTCTGAGAAAGATAATGTGAATCAATTTACGTTGACGGATGTTTGTACAGTTAGTAATCTTGATTTGCCAATTCAAGATTTCGACTCGATGATGTGTGAATATCCACTTGCACAATTGCCACATCTAAAGTATGAACGAGCCAAACCGCGTTTATTGATTGGTTTATCTGGAGCAAAATTAGTAGTACCAACTGAGGTTCATTTAGCAAAAAATAGTGGTATGATTGGTTTTAAATGCTCTTTAGGCTGGTCATTTTACGGAAGTTTATGA